A window from Spirochaetota bacterium encodes these proteins:
- a CDS encoding methyltransferase domain-containing protein, which yields MKERLIDLLICPTCLPQEKSLTPDVFERMDEDIIKGELKCQGCGLRYPIKEGIASLLPHTHKQQVHSSQYEDSLMISSYLWSHYADILDDVEASQAYVKWAALISNNPGPSLDIGCAVGRMTFEMGMKSDYAIGIDRSEGLIRMARMLMLNRELEFTLLKEGKLMENRFIHIPEIWKNKNVEFIIGDAHNLPFASNTFSTIASLNIIDKIALPISHLKEINRIAMNQGTQFLFSDPFSWSPEVTDEINWLGGKTEGPFAGEGLDNLLQILRGKNNYFYPSWQIEDKGHILWKIRKHQNLFEIINSSFIKARR from the coding sequence ATGAAAGAGAGATTAATCGATTTACTAATTTGTCCAACCTGCCTCCCTCAGGAGAAGAGTTTAACGCCAGATGTCTTTGAGAGGATGGATGAGGACATCATAAAGGGAGAGTTAAAATGCCAAGGTTGCGGATTACGCTACCCCATCAAAGAGGGTATAGCCTCTTTATTGCCACATACACATAAACAACAGGTACATTCTTCACAATATGAAGACTCATTGATGATATCATCCTATCTCTGGAGTCACTATGCTGACATCCTCGATGATGTCGAAGCTAGCCAAGCATATGTAAAATGGGCTGCTCTAATCTCAAATAACCCTGGCCCTTCTCTTGATATAGGATGCGCTGTGGGTAGAATGACCTTTGAGATGGGTATGAAAAGCGACTATGCAATTGGGATTGACAGATCGGAAGGATTGATCCGAATGGCGAGAATGCTTATGTTGAATAGAGAACTAGAATTTACTTTGCTCAAGGAGGGTAAACTAATGGAAAATCGATTTATTCATATTCCCGAAATATGGAAGAATAAAAATGTTGAGTTCATCATTGGTGACGCTCATAACCTTCCCTTTGCATCAAATACTTTTTCTACCATTGCATCCCTGAATATTATTGATAAAATTGCTTTGCCGATATCACACTTGAAAGAGATAAATAGAATAGCTATGAACCAGGGTACTCAATTCCTATTTTCTGATCCTTTCTCATGGTCACCAGAGGTCACTGATGAGATAAATTGGTTAGGAGGAAAGACAGAAGGACCCTTTGCTGGCGAAGGATTGGATAATTTGTTACAGATACTACGAGGAAAAAATAATTATTTTTATCCATCATGGCAGATTGAGGATAAGGGACATATATTATGGAAAATACGCAAGCATCAAAATCTTTTTGAGATAATAAATAGCTCCTTTATCAAGGCCAGGAGGTAA